The Verrucomicrobium spinosum DSM 4136 = JCM 18804 genome includes a region encoding these proteins:
- a CDS encoding TerC/Alx family metal homeostasis membrane protein — translation MLENSLSVFSSISLTDVLVFIVPFVLAVLVDLLTHKSGHKITMGNALLWSIIWVLCSAAFGYYIWLSRGAEAGSLYATGYVLEKALALDNLFAFYLIFKSFGLTQENRQHFQHRILYWGILGAIVFRFVFLGFGALIVNVSPYILILFALVVLWTVWKMWKSSEDDEEVDYTSHWSVLAVRKFASTNPSIESGKFFHHGVTPLFLCLICIEVCDVIFAFDSMPVIVAVVRDPYLMITSSLWAAAGLRSLYFLLVAAQGLFWALDKAVMVLLIFVSGKLIGSAFGFHLPNVVSLSIVAVVLLTGVVWSLAVKAPEDGENGDIAEK, via the coding sequence ATGTTGGAAAACTCCTTATCCGTATTCTCATCCATCAGTCTCACTGACGTCCTGGTCTTCATCGTTCCGTTCGTGCTGGCGGTTCTGGTTGACTTGTTGACCCACAAGAGCGGTCATAAGATCACCATGGGCAATGCCCTGCTGTGGTCCATCATCTGGGTGCTTTGCTCCGCTGCCTTCGGGTACTACATCTGGCTTTCAAGAGGAGCAGAGGCTGGCAGCCTCTATGCGACAGGCTATGTGCTCGAGAAGGCCCTGGCGCTGGACAACCTTTTTGCCTTCTACCTGATCTTCAAATCATTCGGTCTGACACAGGAGAACCGGCAGCACTTCCAGCACCGCATCCTCTATTGGGGCATTTTGGGAGCAATCGTTTTCCGCTTCGTGTTCCTTGGCTTCGGCGCACTGATTGTGAACGTCAGCCCCTACATCCTGATTCTCTTCGCCCTCGTGGTTCTCTGGACCGTGTGGAAGATGTGGAAGAGCTCTGAGGATGATGAAGAAGTGGACTACACCAGCCACTGGTCCGTGCTTGCGGTTCGCAAGTTTGCCTCCACCAATCCTTCCATTGAGAGCGGCAAGTTCTTCCACCATGGCGTCACTCCCCTGTTCCTGTGCCTGATCTGCATTGAGGTTTGTGACGTGATTTTCGCGTTCGATTCCATGCCGGTGATCGTGGCTGTCGTTCGTGATCCGTATCTGATGATCACCTCCAGTCTCTGGGCAGCCGCGGGTCTGCGCAGCTTGTACTTCCTCCTCGTAGCGGCCCAAGGACTGTTCTGGGCTCTGGACAAGGCAGTCATGGTCTTGCTCATCTTCGTCTCTGGCAAGCTCATTGGGAGCGCGTTTGGCTTCCATCTTCCGAATGTCGTCAGCCTTTCCATCGTCGCAGTTGTCCTTCTTACCGGAGTGGTTTGGTCCCTCGCGGTCAAGGCACCTGAAGACGGGGAAAACGGCGACATAGCTGAGAAGTAA
- a CDS encoding TerD family protein — translation MAINLSKGQRVDIGLQKIGVGLGWDPAKTGQDFDLDASAFLLGANNKIPADEFFVFYNNTQSPDGAVTSSGDDRTGGNSDGDDETLTLDLGKVDPRVEQIIFTVTIHDYESRRQNFGQVRNSFIRIYDAASGDEICKYELDEDFSVETAVEFGRLYKRNGAWRFEAMGLATTGGLQAYVNKYA, via the coding sequence ATGGCCATCAATCTAAGCAAGGGACAACGGGTAGATATCGGGCTGCAGAAAATCGGCGTCGGCCTCGGCTGGGATCCGGCCAAGACCGGCCAGGATTTCGACCTGGATGCATCAGCATTCCTGCTGGGTGCCAACAACAAGATCCCCGCAGACGAGTTCTTCGTTTTCTACAACAACACCCAGTCGCCAGACGGTGCGGTCACATCCTCAGGAGATGATCGCACGGGCGGCAATTCAGACGGGGACGATGAAACCCTCACGCTCGATCTGGGCAAGGTGGATCCGCGCGTGGAGCAGATCATCTTCACCGTCACGATCCACGATTACGAATCCCGACGTCAGAACTTCGGTCAGGTGCGCAATTCGTTCATTCGCATCTATGACGCCGCCTCCGGGGATGAGATCTGCAAGTATGAGCTTGATGAAGACTTCTCCGTTGAGACCGCCGTCGAATTCGGACGCCTCTACAAACGGAACGGTGCCTGGCGCTTTGAAGCCATGGGCCTGGCCACCACCGGTGGTCTCCAGGCCTATGTGAACAAGTACGCTTAG
- a CDS encoding TerD family protein, protein MAINLQKGQTISLEKDTNDLSQITIGLGWKIRKKGFFAKLTGGSQDHDLDAIAFVLNEQGKVRNLGEKLIGSDVIFFQNLRHPSGAIYHSGDNRVGGSGDNDDEQIVVRLNSMPPQYHRILFLVQIYQGRKNNQHFGEVENAYMRAIDAKGKEIARYSLGADPNYNGKCIMVFGEVARQGSGWKFSALGEGHATDNFVEILKTLI, encoded by the coding sequence ATGGCCATCAACCTCCAAAAAGGCCAGACCATCAGTCTGGAAAAAGATACCAACGATCTCAGCCAGATCACCATCGGGTTGGGTTGGAAGATTCGTAAAAAAGGCTTCTTCGCCAAGCTGACCGGCGGCAGTCAGGATCATGACCTGGACGCCATTGCGTTTGTGCTGAATGAACAGGGCAAGGTGCGCAACCTTGGCGAGAAGCTCATCGGCAGTGATGTCATCTTTTTTCAGAACCTTCGTCACCCGAGCGGGGCCATCTACCACTCAGGCGACAATCGGGTGGGGGGCAGCGGCGACAATGACGATGAGCAAATCGTAGTACGCCTGAACTCGATGCCCCCCCAATATCACCGCATTCTCTTCCTCGTGCAGATTTACCAGGGGCGGAAAAACAACCAGCACTTCGGCGAGGTGGAAAACGCCTACATGCGGGCCATCGACGCCAAGGGGAAGGAGATCGCGCGCTACAGCCTGGGAGCTGATCCCAACTACAACGGCAAGTGCATCATGGTCTTTGGTGAAGTGGCCCGCCAGGGCAGCGGCTGGAAGTTCAGCGCCCTGGGTGAAGGCCATGCCACTGATAACTTTGTGGAGATCTTGAAGACGCTCATTTAA
- a CDS encoding vWA domain-containing protein: protein MRRLPVFLLLDTSGSMFGEPIEQVKNGVQMLVSALRQDPYALETAFLSVITFDSNATEKVPLTELTAFQVPALTAQGATSLGDALTLVADVASKQLAKTTATTKGDWKPMVFIMTDGAPTDDWKKGLGRFQQEKWGVVVGCAVNKGDATVLKQIAGEAVVRLDTSDHTAMAKFFKWVSASVSSNSKAVETAGKEVEGLDQLPPPPPEIKVVV, encoded by the coding sequence ATGAGACGACTCCCTGTTTTCCTCCTTCTCGACACCTCAGGCTCCATGTTTGGCGAGCCCATTGAACAGGTGAAGAACGGTGTGCAAATGCTGGTCTCCGCACTGCGTCAGGACCCCTACGCTCTGGAGACCGCTTTCCTCAGTGTCATCACGTTCGACTCGAATGCCACCGAAAAGGTTCCACTCACAGAGTTGACCGCCTTTCAGGTGCCTGCCCTCACCGCCCAGGGAGCCACCTCCCTCGGCGACGCATTGACGCTGGTCGCTGATGTCGCCTCCAAACAACTGGCCAAAACCACCGCCACCACCAAGGGAGACTGGAAGCCCATGGTGTTCATCATGACGGACGGTGCCCCCACAGATGACTGGAAGAAAGGCCTCGGCCGTTTCCAACAGGAGAAATGGGGTGTGGTCGTGGGATGCGCCGTGAACAAGGGAGACGCCACCGTGCTCAAGCAGATTGCTGGCGAGGCAGTGGTGCGCCTGGACACCTCAGACCACACGGCTATGGCCAAGTTCTTCAAGTGGGTGTCCGCCTCCGTCAGCAGCAACAGCAAAGCCGTCGAGACTGCTGGCAAAGAGGTGGAAGGGCTGGATCAACTGCCGCCCCCACCGCCCGAGATCAAAGTGGTGGTCTAG
- a CDS encoding vWA domain-containing protein has translation MRRLPVYLLIDTSGSMKGEPLESVKVGLQAMLSGLRQDPHALESLHLSIITFDREVKVVLPLSSLETLQLPPIVCPDSGPTNLGAALEVLCQRVDTEVLKSQGENKGDWKPILFVMTDGSPSDIMLYKETVPQVKKRGFASIIACAAGPKARKDELLPLADHVVTLDTMDSGSFLSFFRWVSSSVAAGNVSMGASTEIHLPPPPPEVNLVF, from the coding sequence ATGCGACGCCTGCCTGTTTATCTCCTCATCGATACATCTGGTTCGATGAAAGGAGAACCCCTGGAGTCTGTGAAAGTCGGGCTTCAGGCCATGCTCAGCGGCTTGCGGCAGGATCCCCATGCGCTGGAGTCCCTGCACCTCTCCATCATCACTTTCGACAGGGAAGTGAAGGTGGTGCTGCCTCTCAGCAGTCTGGAGACTCTCCAGCTCCCTCCCATCGTCTGCCCTGACTCCGGACCGACCAACCTTGGAGCCGCTCTTGAGGTCCTGTGCCAAAGGGTGGACACAGAGGTGCTCAAATCTCAGGGGGAGAACAAAGGAGACTGGAAGCCGATCCTCTTTGTCATGACCGACGGTTCCCCGTCCGACATCATGCTCTACAAGGAGACCGTCCCCCAGGTGAAGAAGCGCGGATTCGCCAGCATCATCGCCTGCGCGGCCGGCCCCAAGGCCAGGAAGGACGAACTCCTCCCGCTGGCCGACCATGTGGTGACGCTGGACACAATGGACAGCGGTAGTTTCCTCAGCTTCTTCCGCTGGGTTTCATCCAGTGTGGCTGCGGGAAATGTGAGCATGGGCGCCAGCACGGAGATCCACCTGCCCCCTCCGCCACCTGAAGTGAACCTGGTGTTCTAA
- a CDS encoding protein phosphatase 2C domain-containing protein, whose product MAAINSLGTRNEQRQPLHKFLLGNRHLIQADPARIVLPLLQCLAEIHAEGKSHGAVCAQRLMCAPNGDFDVAFFRHRIGWDEGLTAAETYYGYPSGQGETMEEQQQRDKQALANVLHLLMLGHEAPPPPARLTASIVSRLGEDTPWPQGFVSLVEHLLTMEGHEPTPELDALIHALAPTAPLPPAEAVAISSLPEIPPSPANEELVPAPAEIMVPEVAASDTEAPPPPLCIEKKFEASPAAPSQAAPTPVSPDVNFREPPTPSPLPSYPVRLPNATVGRDYTANVLTHLATGALTFASFEPAAALPDGLATDGITITGSPLLAGEYEIPVACLIQGADPDRPDKLLRTLQITINADPRSLWKNQESDPTSPFWKPDAESAALTDTPRLVAAASLRGRSHAHVGSCRDDDFSLAWFPASGWYALTVADGAGSAKYSRQGSKIACAKVKEHFASLLGENGQDTLTPLTEAWAADAEAVDKRNAVRSELYNQFGRAAYSARKAIEDQANEAQATLRDFHTTLIITLARPMPTGSWFIAAFSVGDGGAAVIGVPDGATCLLTQPDGGEFAGQTIFLTMKEVLATGEGIMNRIKFALVPQFDALVLVTDGISDPKFNSEVALADPAAWQELWTELRPLVAGAGSRDGAAASLLQWMNFFSPGHHDDRTIAVLCETHLPSPS is encoded by the coding sequence ATGGCAGCCATCAATTCCCTCGGCACAAGGAATGAGCAGCGGCAGCCGCTGCACAAGTTTTTGCTGGGAAACCGGCACCTGATTCAGGCCGATCCGGCAAGGATCGTCCTTCCCCTTCTCCAGTGCCTCGCAGAGATTCATGCAGAGGGCAAGTCGCATGGGGCGGTCTGCGCTCAGAGGCTCATGTGCGCCCCCAATGGAGATTTCGATGTGGCCTTCTTCCGCCACCGCATTGGCTGGGACGAGGGGCTGACGGCTGCGGAGACCTACTACGGCTACCCTAGCGGCCAGGGCGAGACCATGGAGGAACAGCAACAGCGCGACAAGCAGGCGCTGGCCAATGTGCTGCACCTCCTGATGCTGGGCCACGAAGCACCTCCCCCTCCCGCGAGACTGACAGCCAGCATTGTCAGCAGACTGGGTGAAGACACCCCTTGGCCGCAAGGATTTGTGTCCCTGGTCGAGCACTTGCTGACCATGGAGGGGCACGAGCCCACGCCAGAACTGGATGCCTTGATCCACGCCCTGGCACCTACAGCCCCTCTGCCGCCCGCGGAGGCGGTGGCGATCTCCTCCCTGCCGGAAATTCCTCCGAGCCCGGCGAATGAGGAGCTTGTTCCCGCTCCCGCGGAGATCATGGTGCCAGAAGTGGCAGCCTCCGATACGGAGGCTCCACCTCCTCCCCTCTGCATTGAAAAAAAGTTCGAGGCCTCGCCCGCGGCTCCGTCTCAGGCAGCCCCCACCCCTGTTTCTCCTGACGTGAATTTCCGTGAACCTCCCACCCCGTCCCCCCTGCCCTCCTACCCGGTGCGGTTGCCCAATGCCACGGTAGGTCGGGATTACACAGCCAACGTTCTGACGCACCTGGCAACCGGCGCACTGACTTTTGCTTCTTTTGAACCAGCCGCTGCCCTGCCAGATGGCTTGGCCACCGATGGCATCACCATCACAGGCAGCCCTCTGCTTGCAGGTGAGTACGAGATCCCTGTCGCCTGCCTGATTCAGGGCGCCGATCCTGACCGTCCCGACAAGCTGTTGAGGACGCTGCAGATCACCATCAACGCGGATCCACGCTCCCTCTGGAAGAATCAGGAGTCCGACCCCACATCTCCCTTTTGGAAGCCGGATGCCGAGTCTGCCGCTCTCACAGACACGCCCAGGCTTGTAGCCGCCGCAAGCTTGCGCGGCCGCTCCCACGCCCATGTAGGGAGCTGCCGGGATGATGATTTCTCACTCGCGTGGTTTCCTGCATCCGGGTGGTATGCCCTGACGGTGGCTGATGGCGCAGGCAGCGCCAAGTATTCCCGGCAAGGCTCCAAGATTGCCTGTGCCAAGGTCAAAGAACACTTTGCCAGCCTCTTGGGGGAGAATGGCCAGGATACCCTGACTCCGCTGACGGAAGCCTGGGCTGCTGACGCGGAGGCGGTGGACAAACGCAATGCCGTGCGCAGTGAGTTGTACAATCAGTTTGGCCGGGCGGCGTACTCAGCCCGCAAGGCGATTGAAGACCAGGCCAATGAAGCCCAGGCCACTCTGCGGGACTTTCACACCACGCTCATCATCACGCTCGCCCGTCCCATGCCCACCGGCAGCTGGTTCATCGCCGCCTTCTCAGTCGGTGACGGTGGGGCCGCGGTCATCGGCGTACCGGACGGGGCTACGTGTCTGCTAACCCAGCCGGACGGCGGCGAGTTCGCCGGGCAGACCATCTTCCTCACCATGAAGGAAGTTCTGGCCACAGGGGAAGGCATCATGAACCGGATCAAGTTCGCTCTGGTCCCGCAGTTCGATGCCCTCGTCCTGGTCACCGATGGCATCTCAGATCCCAAGTTCAACAGTGAAGTGGCTCTGGCGGATCCAGCGGCATGGCAGGAACTCTGGACGGAACTGCGCCCGCTGGTGGCGGGGGCAGGCTCACGTGATGGGGCCGCCGCAAGCCTGCTCCAGTGGATGAACTTTTTCTCCCCCGGTCACCATGATGATCGCACCATCGCGGTCCTCTGCGAAACCCATCTCCCCTCCCCATCATGA
- a CDS encoding kinase produces the protein MMSIVKLKATDGTEFEFDSANPAGSGGMKDVYFSKDKKQVVGWYRKKPDYNAMERLRNIVGVYRERIFQQEGGAYWEPLFCWPTHIIEDQGHIGIVMPTYKSHFFFQYGSKNDDFLSIKGKEKEGKWFASANHQQKHLDPRERGNWLSYFTTCIKIARSVGRLHMAGLAHSDLSYKNVLVDPAGGNACIIDIDTLVVPGRYPPDVVGTPDFIAPEVMATLKLPVGDPKKHLPRIETDRHALAVLVYMYLLYRHPLRGRKIHDADPQKDEELGMGERALFIEHPSDSSNRSDPTSVKPGFLPFADTTKIPYTVCGPYLKEVFDKAFITGLHAPDHRPTVQDMETALVKTVDLAQPCANPNCDQKWFVFDNSTKPRCPFCGTAFVGPLPVLNLYSSRGGGKFLPDNHRLMVYSNQYLYPWHVSRLVFPSARLTEAQRKPVGYFVFHGGKWLLVNQSLPGLKDVGTGEAILPGNRVELKNDQKLLLSPEEGGRLIHIQMANV, from the coding sequence ATCATGAGCATCGTCAAACTGAAAGCCACCGACGGCACAGAATTTGAGTTCGACAGCGCCAACCCGGCGGGCTCGGGCGGGATGAAGGACGTGTACTTCTCCAAGGACAAGAAGCAAGTCGTGGGCTGGTACCGCAAGAAGCCGGACTACAACGCCATGGAGCGGCTGCGGAACATCGTCGGCGTGTACCGGGAGCGCATCTTCCAGCAGGAGGGCGGGGCTTATTGGGAGCCTTTGTTCTGCTGGCCCACCCACATCATCGAAGACCAGGGCCACATTGGCATTGTCATGCCGACCTACAAGTCTCACTTCTTCTTCCAGTATGGGTCGAAGAACGACGACTTCCTGAGCATCAAGGGAAAGGAGAAGGAGGGCAAGTGGTTCGCTTCAGCCAATCACCAGCAAAAGCACCTCGACCCCAGGGAGCGAGGAAACTGGCTGAGCTACTTCACCACCTGCATCAAGATCGCGCGGTCCGTGGGACGTCTGCACATGGCGGGATTGGCCCACTCAGACCTCTCCTACAAGAACGTGCTGGTCGATCCTGCCGGTGGAAATGCCTGCATCATCGACATCGATACCCTGGTCGTGCCCGGCCGCTATCCCCCCGATGTGGTGGGCACGCCGGACTTCATCGCCCCGGAGGTGATGGCGACTCTCAAACTGCCTGTGGGGGACCCCAAAAAGCACCTCCCCCGCATTGAAACAGACCGCCATGCCCTGGCTGTGCTGGTCTATATGTATCTGCTCTATCGTCACCCTCTGCGCGGGCGGAAGATCCACGATGCGGATCCGCAAAAGGACGAGGAGCTGGGCATGGGGGAAAGGGCACTCTTCATCGAGCACCCCTCAGATTCCTCGAACCGGAGTGATCCCACGTCCGTCAAGCCGGGTTTCCTCCCCTTTGCGGACACCACGAAGATCCCCTACACCGTCTGCGGCCCCTACCTAAAGGAGGTCTTTGACAAGGCTTTCATCACCGGCCTGCATGCTCCGGACCATCGTCCCACGGTGCAGGACATGGAGACAGCACTGGTCAAGACAGTGGATCTGGCCCAGCCCTGTGCAAACCCCAACTGTGACCAGAAATGGTTCGTCTTTGACAACAGCACCAAGCCCCGCTGCCCCTTCTGTGGCACCGCCTTCGTGGGGCCTCTGCCCGTGCTGAACCTGTACTCCTCCCGCGGAGGCGGGAAGTTCCTGCCGGACAACCACCGGCTCATGGTGTACTCCAACCAATACCTCTATCCCTGGCATGTCTCGAGACTGGTGTTCCCCAGCGCCAGACTGACCGAGGCCCAGCGCAAGCCCGTGGGCTACTTTGTCTTTCACGGCGGGAAGTGGCTGCTGGTGAACCAGTCGCTTCCCGGGCTCAAAGATGTCGGCACGGGTGAAGCCATCCTGCCCGGGAACCGGGTGGAGCTGAAGAACGATCAGAAGCTGCTGCTCAGCCCGGAAGAGGGCGGCCGCCTGATCCACATCCAGATGGCCAACGTGTAG
- a CDS encoding VWA domain-containing protein, producing the protein MRRLPVYVLLDCSESMIGNGLRGMRTGISSMLKALRQNPHALETAWISFITFDSRAELKSPLQSLDEVQPPRLLVRPGTSLGSALLLLSERILQEVKRTQPGTLTKGDFRPIVILITDGQPTDDWRSALREMNSTVKIANLYAVGCGDDIDFAGLREMTDVVLNLQQTDEQGWAKLFVWISETVSTASRGVADGDERELMLAKLPDSVEKIEDEDIPSYSGEYGRARQLFLTALCGENKQPYLMRYRWEPDYRVYIPAASHIMDAETCDFSTRGGTGLPAVNSHEVDGCPPCAHCGNPSAGSCGNCGTVFCGSSRQKDGSSICPGCGAILRPGGSGEFKIKASEG; encoded by the coding sequence ATGCGCCGTCTTCCTGTCTATGTCTTGTTGGATTGCTCCGAGTCCATGATTGGAAACGGTCTCAGGGGCATGCGCACCGGCATCAGCAGCATGTTGAAGGCGCTGCGCCAGAACCCGCATGCGCTGGAGACCGCCTGGATCTCCTTCATCACCTTCGACAGCCGGGCCGAGCTGAAGTCTCCTTTGCAGAGCCTTGACGAGGTGCAACCGCCCCGCCTGCTGGTGCGACCCGGCACCTCGCTGGGCAGTGCTCTTTTGCTGCTCTCTGAGCGCATCCTGCAGGAGGTCAAACGCACTCAGCCCGGCACACTGACCAAAGGGGATTTCCGGCCCATCGTCATCCTCATCACCGATGGACAGCCCACGGACGACTGGCGCTCCGCCCTGCGTGAGATGAACAGCACCGTTAAGATCGCGAACCTCTACGCTGTGGGCTGCGGGGACGACATCGACTTTGCCGGACTGCGGGAGATGACGGACGTGGTGCTCAACCTGCAACAGACGGACGAGCAGGGCTGGGCCAAGCTGTTCGTCTGGATCAGTGAAACCGTCTCCACCGCCAGCCGCGGGGTGGCTGATGGCGATGAACGCGAGCTCATGCTGGCCAAGCTGCCCGATTCCGTGGAGAAGATCGAGGACGAGGACATCCCCTCCTACAGCGGAGAGTATGGCCGCGCCCGCCAGCTCTTCCTCACGGCCCTCTGCGGTGAGAATAAGCAGCCCTATCTCATGCGCTACCGCTGGGAGCCTGACTATCGTGTCTATATTCCCGCAGCGTCCCACATCATGGACGCAGAGACCTGCGACTTCAGCACCCGGGGTGGCACCGGCCTTCCCGCCGTCAATTCCCATGAGGTGGATGGCTGCCCCCCATGCGCTCACTGCGGCAATCCTTCCGCCGGCTCCTGCGGCAATTGCGGCACGGTCTTTTGCGGCTCTTCCCGGCAAAAAGACGGCTCCAGCATCTGCCCCGGCTGCGGGGCCATCCTTCGCCCTGGAGGCAGCGGGGAGTTCAAAATCAAGGCCAGCGAAGGCTGA
- a CDS encoding TIGR00266 family protein, whose product MPTFQVVGNVDPFLHVSMTRGESIYAERGAMVTMDGTLELKGEVRGGIMRALARRLASGESFFQQSVVATNGDGDVLLSPNMPGDVMILDCGAKQYRLNDGAFLAAESTVEIKTTTQGISQGLFGGTGGWFIMESAGRGKLAISGFGALFAIDVNPTTGTIVDNSHVVAWDSTLQYNITASTTGRGFFSNIMNSMTSGEGLVNRFSGTGQVIIASRNRAGFVDWIASLITPARG is encoded by the coding sequence ATGCCCACTTTCCAAGTCGTTGGTAACGTTGATCCCTTCCTGCATGTCTCCATGACTCGTGGCGAGTCCATCTATGCCGAACGCGGCGCGATGGTCACCATGGATGGCACCCTGGAGTTAAAAGGAGAAGTCCGTGGAGGCATCATGCGTGCACTGGCCCGGCGTCTGGCGTCTGGCGAGTCCTTCTTTCAGCAGAGTGTGGTGGCCACCAATGGCGATGGCGATGTGTTGCTGTCTCCCAACATGCCGGGCGACGTGATGATCCTCGACTGCGGGGCCAAACAGTACCGGCTCAATGACGGCGCCTTCCTCGCCGCGGAGAGCACCGTGGAGATCAAAACGACCACTCAGGGGATCTCCCAAGGCCTGTTTGGCGGCACGGGTGGCTGGTTCATCATGGAAAGCGCAGGTCGCGGCAAGCTGGCCATCTCAGGCTTTGGTGCCCTCTTTGCCATCGACGTCAACCCCACCACGGGAACGATTGTGGACAACAGCCATGTGGTGGCATGGGACTCTACGCTCCAGTACAACATCACCGCATCCACAACGGGACGCGGCTTCTTCAGCAACATCATGAACTCCATGACCAGTGGTGAAGGGCTCGTGAACCGCTTCAGCGGCACCGGTCAAGTGATCATCGCCTCACGCAACCGCGCTGGTTTTGTGGACTGGATAGCAAGCCTGATCACTCCCGCTCGAGGGTAA
- a CDS encoding HpcH/HpaI aldolase/citrate lyase family protein — protein sequence MTAPLSLAPLLYVPASRPGLQDILGGRKNLGICSLAVCLEDAVRPDDRSRAATDLCEVLHRIESAPPRALLVRPADSDMLSRLLNTAHLDHITAFVLPKATSATIYHWIQILDGRFPLVPILESRETLDAGGRRELAAVCAEHRESILRVRIGANDLFAQLGGLRRPRGFTVYETPLGRIIDELIEVFCAHDLPLCGPVFDRLDDLETLRREVEQDIHRGIFCKTALNPTQVAAIWAAYRPSEEELDEARLILHPDSPAVFGLNGSMHETACHAEWARRLVLRDVLHREAEELLGSPVIQSLPSSGSDQACYPVHKTSAVA from the coding sequence ATGACTGCCCCCCTCAGCCTGGCTCCTTTGCTCTATGTTCCCGCTTCCCGGCCTGGTCTCCAGGATATCTTGGGAGGGAGGAAGAACCTCGGCATTTGTTCGTTGGCAGTTTGTCTGGAGGATGCCGTCCGCCCGGATGATCGCTCCCGCGCGGCCACGGACTTGTGTGAAGTTTTGCACCGCATCGAGTCTGCGCCTCCGCGGGCGTTGTTGGTACGACCGGCGGATTCGGACATGCTTTCCCGCTTGCTGAACACTGCGCATTTGGACCATATCACGGCGTTCGTGTTGCCCAAGGCTACTTCAGCCACCATCTATCACTGGATCCAGATCCTCGACGGCCGGTTTCCTCTGGTGCCCATTCTGGAGTCCCGGGAAACGCTCGACGCAGGTGGCCGACGTGAGCTGGCTGCCGTCTGTGCAGAACATCGCGAGAGCATCCTGCGGGTGCGTATCGGTGCCAATGATCTCTTTGCCCAGCTCGGGGGGCTTCGCCGTCCGCGGGGTTTCACGGTTTATGAAACACCGCTGGGCCGGATTATTGATGAGCTGATCGAGGTGTTCTGCGCACACGATCTGCCGCTGTGCGGACCGGTGTTTGACCGCCTGGATGATTTGGAGACCCTGCGTCGTGAAGTGGAGCAGGACATTCATCGTGGCATCTTCTGCAAGACTGCCCTCAATCCCACTCAGGTGGCTGCCATCTGGGCTGCCTACCGTCCTTCCGAGGAGGAGCTGGATGAAGCCCGGCTCATCCTGCATCCAGACTCCCCGGCGGTGTTTGGTCTCAACGGCTCCATGCATGAAACCGCGTGCCATGCGGAGTGGGCGCGGCGTCTCGTCTTGCGGGATGTCCTGCACCGCGAAGCGGAGGAGCTTTTGGGCTCCCCCGTGATCCAGTCCTTACCCTCGAGCGGGAGTGATCAGGCTTGCTATCCAGTCCACAAAACCAGCGCGGTTGCGTGA